One window of the Colletotrichum lupini chromosome 9, complete sequence genome contains the following:
- a CDS encoding zinc-binding dehydrogenase: MEIEIPAIHPAVAVKAPREPLILIDAPTYPPDAGEVIVQVEWTSSTPYHLHQADGGLLIDMFPRILGDTFVGTVLLVGPGPHHVDLEVGDKVLGYSFRDDKDGKEKAAQTLITVPTFLLGKMPKGLTMQEAVTVPDNIVTVFQAAVDLGLPLPWPIPEGWTPPEADAPILLWGGSGSVGMYSIEVFRHWGYKNLIVVASGKHHEYLTSLGATVCFDYRDKHVVQSIRDHVGPKGVPYVIDCIGHLSGSLGPITHLADRGTKVAVMLPVVIKDPTEIEAPVYQMTEPAEGQWKEGVVVKGVRTHFYLKNKLFKDKMQCEIIPSLLEQKVVRPNPQRIVEGDTLLERAQDAIVLLRNKALIMLFSNGNISESWRS, from the exons ATGGAAATCGAAATCCCGGCTATCCATCCAGCAGTAGCAGTCAAGGCTCCGAGAGAGCCTCTGATCCTCATCGATGCCCCCACATATCCACCCGACGCCGGCGAGGTCATTGTCCAGGTAGAATGGACCTCCTCCACGCCCTATCATCTGCACCAAGCAGATGGCGGCTTGTTGATCGACATGTTCCCCCGCATCCTGGGCGACACCTTTGTAGGGACGGTACTCCTAGTCGGGCCCGGGCCGCACCACGTCGACCTCGAAGTCGGAGACAAAGTTCTGGGGTACTCATTCCGCGACGACAAGGACGGCAAGGAAAAGGCTGCTCAAACCCTCATCACCGTCCCCACTTTCTTGCTGGGGAAGATGCCCAAGGGGCTGACGATGCAAGAAGCCGTGACTGTGCCCGACAACATCGTTACAGTCTTCCAGGCCGCTGTTGATCTCGGACTGCCGCTCCCGTGGCCTATCCCGGAAGGGTGGACACCCCCGGAAGCGGATGCGCCGATCCTGTTGTGGGGCGGGTCCGGATCAGTTGGCATGTACTCCATCGAGGTGTTCCGGCACTGGGGGTACAAGAATCTCATTGTGGTTGCGAGCGGGAAACACCACGAGTACCTCACCTCGCTAGGCGCGACGGTTTGCTTCGACTATCGAGATAAACACGTCGTCCAGAGCATCCGGGATCATGTAGGTCCCAAGGGTGTCCCCTATGTTATTGATTGCATTGGACACTTGTCAGGATCTCTCGGACCCATTACCCATTTGGCGGACCGAGGCACCAAGGTTGCGGTCATGCTCCCCGTCGTCATCAAAGACCCGACAGAGATCGAAGCTCCTGTATATCAGATGACAGAGCCCGCAGAAGGGCAATGGAAAGAAGGTGTTGTCGTGAAAGGTGTCAGAACACATTTCTATCTCAAG AACAAACTATTCAAGGACAAGATGCAATGTGAGATAATACCATCATTGCTGGAGCAAAAGGTGGTGAGGCCAAACCCGCAAAGGATAGTCGAAGGAGACACGTTATTGGAGCGGGCTCAAGATGCCATTGTGCTCCTGCGGAACAAGGCT cttattatgcTCTTCAGCAACGGCAATATTTCGGAGTCTTGGCGAAGTTGA
- a CDS encoding glycosyl hydrolase family 61, which produces MRPSSVFFSLVAVVSGHTIFQKLSINGVDQGALKGVRAPSSNNPIQNVNDAGFACNNNIQYKDNNIVSIAAGAKIGAWWGHVIGGAQGTNDADNPIAASHKGPIVVYLAKVSNAASAGTTGLTWFKIAEAGLSGSTWAVDTMIANNGWHYFTLPSCVAPGDYLLRVEIIALHSASTQGEAQFYMECAQIRVTGSGTNAGSNTVKFPGAYSATDPGILINIYDNSGKPTNGGRSYKIPGPPVLSCSGSGNSGSGNGSPAVPSSAPVSSSPPSSSDSKTVALYGQCGGQGWTGGTTCSQGTCKVSNQYYSQCLP; this is translated from the exons ATGAGACCCTCAAGTGTTTTCTTCAGCCTTGTTGCCGTCGTGTCTGGGCATACAATTTTCCAGAAGCTCTCCATCAATGGAGTTGACCAAGGAGCATTGAAGGGGGTTCGAGCACCTTCAAGCAACAACCCCATTCAGAATGTCAACGATGCCGGTTTCGCCTGCAACAACAACATCCAGTACAAGGACAACAATATTGTGTCCATCGCCGCTGGTGCAAAGATCGGTGCTTGGTGGGGGCACGTCATCGGAGGTGCTCAAGGCACAAACGACGCCGATAATCCCATCGCGGCAAGCCATAAAG GCCCAATTGTTGTCTACCTAGCCAAAGTCAGCAACGCTGCTAGCGCTGGCACGACGGGCCTCACTTGGTTCAAGATTGCCGAAGCCGGCCTGAGCGGAAGTACATGGGCGGTTGACACCATGATCGCAAACAATGGCTGGCACTACTTCACTCTCCCCTCATGTGTAGCTCCTGGGGACTACCTACTTCGCGTTGAGATCATTGCCCTTCACTCTGCCTCAACACAGGGAGAGGCCCAATTCTATATGGAATGCGCCCA AATTCGAGTGACTGGCTCAGGCACCAATGCGGGCTCCAATACTGTCAAGTTTCCCGGCGCCTACTCCGCGACCGACCCAGGCATTCTTATCAACATCTACGATAATTCTGGCAAGCCAACAAACGGCGGCCGCTCATACAAGATCCCGGGCCCTCCGGTCCTTAGCTGTTCAGGTTCTGGAAATTCTGGAAGTGGCAATGGGTCCCCTGCTGTTCCCAGCTCCGCTCCTGTATCGAGCTCTCCCCCGTCAAGCAGCGACAGCAAGACTGTGGCTTTATATGGGCAGTGCGGCGGTCAAGGATGGACTGGCGGTACGACCTGTTCTCAGGGAACTTGCAAAGTCTCGAATCAGTACTATAGCCAGTGCCTGCCTTGA
- a CDS encoding abscisic acid ABA receptor: MSLIPKLESRVSHSNIGQPHISRPSVKREIQRLAPKLREVLERLADEDDHPYELLFGYAGILYMIRAVESARPGTASQLNTAKVRIVEKTLGAGPLWTWRGKRYIGAVHGDIGILTQLILTDPKLAENPIILGSLKRMLEVQRENGNWETKDDPGNTIYEGLTQFCHGAPGFVLSLVHLEKFFPDLKEKIGKALQLGREFIWKEGLLRKEPCLCHGALGNSLAFPPGKERDHFLAWSLPSKVAEERERDRTLFAPEDGARLATFFDYLPSAAWTYMVCGEEIPGFILYTDVKISQPQSLHTSCKVAVEEILVATELC; this comes from the exons atgaGTCTCATCCCAAAATTAGAATCCAGAGTCAGTCACTCCAACATTGGGCAGCCGCATATATCGCGGCCGAGCGTGAAGCGGGAGATTCAGCGCCTT GCGCCAAAGCTACGAGAAGTGCTAGAAAGGCTTGCCGACGAAGACGACCATCCATATGAGCTGCTTTTCGGCTATGCTGGTATCTTGTACATGATCCGCGCCGTCGAGTCCGCG AGACCGGGAACGGCAAGTCAACTTAACACCGCTAAAGTCCGAATCGTCGAAAAGACACTTGGCGCAGGGCCCTTATGGACGTGGCGCGGGAAGCGCTATATCGGTGCCGTCCACGGTGACATTGGCATCTTGACCCAACTCATACTGACAGACCCGAAGCTTGCGGAGAACCCGATTATCCTGGGCTCACTTAAGCGGATGCTTGAAGTACAGCGAGAAAATGGTAATTGGGAGACGAAAGACGACCCAGGTAATACCATCTACGAGGGTCTTACTCAATTCTGCCATGGAGCGCCTGGGTTTGTTCTCTCGCTCGTGCACCTTGAGAAGTTCTTCCCAGACTTGAAGGAAAAAATTGGCAAAGCTCTTCAGCTTGGCAGAGAGTTCATCTGGAAGGAAGGCCTTTTGCGTAAAGAGCCTTGTCTGTGTCACGGAGCACTCGGTAATTCTCT GGCTTTTCCGCCGGGGAAAGAACGGGACCACTTCCTGGCTTGGTCGCTGCCGTCCAAAGTTGCGGAAGAGCGCGAGCGGGACAGGACGCTTTTCGCACCTGAGGACGGGGCGCGCCTGGCAACGTTCTTCGACTACCTGCCTAGCGCAGCTTGGACATACATGGTTTGCGGAGAGGAAATTCCCGGGTTCATTCTCTACACTGATGT TAAGATTTCTCAGCCTCAGTCGTTGCACACTTCATGTAAGGTTGCTGTAGAGGAGATTTTGGTTGCGACTGAACTTTGTTAA